In Mycobacterium tuberculosis H37Rv, a single window of DNA contains:
- the rne gene encoding ribonuclease E produces MIDGAPPSDPPEPSQHEELPDRLRVHSLARTLGTTSRRVLDALTALDGRVRSAHSTVDRVDAVRVRDLLATHLETAGVLAASVHAPEASEEPESRLMLETQETRNADVERPHYMPLFVAPQPIPEPLADDEDVDDGPDYVADDSDADDEGQLDRPANRRRRRGRRGRGRGRGEQGGSDGDPVDQQSEPRAQQFTSADAAETDDGDDRDSEDTEAGDNGEDENGSLEAGNRRRRRRRRRKSASGDDNDAALEGPLPDDPPNTVVHERVPRAGDKAGNSQDGGSGSTEIKGIDGSTRLEAKRQRRRDGRDAGRRRPPVLSEAEFLARREAVERVMVVRDRVRTEPPLPGTRYTQIAVLEDGIVVEHFVTSAASASLVGNIYLGIVQNVLPSMEAAFVDIGRGRNGVLYAGEVNWDAAGLGGADRKIEQALKPGDYVVVQVSKDPVGHKGARLTTQVSLAGRFLVYVPGASSTGISRKLPDTERQRLKEILREVVPSDAGVIIRTASEGVKEDDIRADVARLRERWEQIEAKAQETKEKAAGAAVALYEEPDVLVKVIRDLFNEDFVGLIVSGDEAWNTINEYVNSVAPELVSKLTKYESADGPDGQSAPDVFTVHRIDEQLAKAMDRKVWLPSGGTLVIDRTEAMTVIDVNTGKFTGAGGNLEQTVTKNNLEAAEEIVRQLRLRDIGGIVVIDFIDMVLESNRDLVLRRLTESLARDRTRHQVSEVTSLGLVQLTRKRLGTGLIEAFSTSCPNCSGRGILLHADPVDSAAATGRKSEPGARRGKRSKKSRSEESSDRSMVAKVPVHAPGEHPMFKAMAAGLSSLAGRGDEESGEPAAELAEQAGDQPPTDLDDTAQADFEDTEDTDEDEDELDADEDLEDLDDEDLDEDLDVEDSDSDDEDSDEDAADADVDEEDAAGLDGSPGEVDVPGVTELAPTRPRRRVAGRPAGPPIRLD; encoded by the coding sequence GTGATAGACGGTGCCCCACCTTCAGATCCACCAGAACCGAGCCAGCATGAGGAACTGCCGGACCGCCTAAGAGTCCATTCGCTGGCACGAACGCTGGGAACCACCAGCAGGCGGGTGCTGGATGCGCTCACCGCGCTCGACGGACGGGTCCGCAGCGCACATTCCACGGTGGATCGCGTCGATGCGGTCCGGGTGCGCGATCTGCTGGCCACTCATCTCGAGACTGCCGGCGTGCTGGCGGCCTCGGTCCATGCGCCCGAAGCGTCCGAGGAACCCGAGTCCCGGCTGATGCTAGAGACCCAGGAGACTCGGAATGCCGACGTGGAGCGGCCGCACTATATGCCGCTGTTCGTCGCGCCCCAGCCGATTCCCGAGCCGTTAGCGGACGACGAGGACGTCGACGATGGCCCCGACTACGTCGCCGACGATTCCGACGCTGACGACGAAGGGCAGCTAGACCGGCCGGCGAACCGGCGGCGACGTCGCGGCCGTCGGGGTCGCGGTCGCGGACGCGGGGAGCAGGGTGGATCCGACGGTGATCCGGTTGACCAGCAATCCGAGCCCCGGGCCCAACAATTTACCAGCGCGGACGCCGCCGAAACCGACGACGGCGACGATCGAGATTCCGAAGATACCGAAGCCGGTGACAACGGCGAGGACGAAAACGGTTCGCTGGAGGCCGGCAATCGTCGCCGGCGCCGCCGGCGACGGCGTAAGTCGGCTTCTGGTGACGACAACGACGCTGCGTTAGAGGGCCCGTTGCCTGACGATCCGCCCAACACTGTCGTACACGAACGCGTGCCCCGCGCGGGTGACAAGGCCGGCAACTCGCAGGATGGCGGCTCTGGCTCCACTGAGATCAAGGGCATCGACGGCTCGACCCGCCTGGAAGCCAAGCGGCAACGCCGCCGCGACGGGCGCGACGCCGGCCGGCGCCGCCCACCGGTGTTGAGTGAGGCCGAGTTTCTGGCTCGCCGTGAGGCGGTCGAGCGGGTGATGGTGGTGCGCGACCGGGTCCGCACCGAGCCACCGCTGCCGGGCACGCGGTACACCCAGATTGCGGTGCTCGAAGACGGTATCGTCGTGGAGCATTTCGTGACGTCTGCGGCCTCGGCTTCCCTGGTGGGCAACATCTACCTGGGAATTGTGCAGAACGTGCTGCCGTCGATGGAGGCGGCGTTCGTCGACATCGGGCGCGGTCGCAATGGAGTGCTCTACGCCGGTGAAGTCAATTGGGATGCAGCGGGGTTGGGCGGGGCCGATCGCAAGATCGAGCAGGCCCTCAAACCCGGCGACTATGTCGTGGTGCAGGTCAGCAAGGACCCGGTAGGGCATAAGGGCGCGCGGCTGACCACGCAGGTGTCGCTGGCCGGTCGATTTCTGGTTTATGTGCCGGGCGCGTCGTCGACCGGGATCAGCCGCAAGCTGCCCGACACTGAACGTCAGCGGCTCAAGGAGATCCTGCGCGAGGTGGTGCCGTCTGACGCTGGGGTCATCATCCGTACCGCGTCTGAGGGCGTCAAAGAGGACGACATTCGCGCAGACGTCGCTCGGCTACGGGAACGCTGGGAGCAGATCGAGGCCAAGGCACAAGAGACCAAGGAGAAGGCCGCGGGCGCTGCGGTGGCGCTGTACGAAGAACCGGACGTGCTGGTCAAGGTTATCCGTGACCTGTTCAACGAGGACTTCGTCGGCCTCATCGTTTCCGGCGACGAGGCTTGGAACACGATCAATGAATACGTGAATTCTGTTGCTCCCGAATTGGTTTCGAAGTTGACCAAGTACGAGTCCGCTGACGGGCCGGATGGCCAGTCCGCGCCGGACGTCTTCACGGTGCACCGCATTGACGAGCAGCTGGCCAAAGCGATGGACCGCAAGGTGTGGTTGCCGTCGGGCGGGACGCTGGTGATCGACCGGACCGAAGCCATGACGGTCATTGACGTCAACACCGGTAAATTCACCGGAGCCGGGGGCAACCTCGAGCAGACGGTCACCAAGAACAATCTGGAAGCGGCCGAGGAGATCGTGCGCCAGCTGCGGCTGCGCGATATCGGCGGCATCGTGGTCATCGACTTCATCGACATGGTGCTGGAGTCCAACCGCGACTTGGTGTTGCGCCGGTTGACCGAGTCGCTGGCCCGCGATCGCACCCGCCACCAGGTGTCCGAGGTGACGTCGCTGGGGCTGGTGCAGTTGACTCGCAAGCGGTTGGGAACCGGACTGATCGAAGCGTTCTCCACATCGTGTCCGAACTGCAGTGGCCGCGGGATCCTGCTGCACGCCGACCCGGTCGATTCGGCCGCGGCGACTGGGCGAAAGTCTGAGCCCGGTGCTCGGCGGGGCAAGCGATCGAAAAAGAGCCGGTCCGAAGAGTCCAGTGATAGGAGCATGGTCGCCAAGGTCCCCGTGCACGCTCCCGGTGAGCATCCCATGTTCAAGGCGATGGCAGCGGGCTTGTCCTCGCTGGCTGGTCGCGGTGACGAGGAATCCGGGGAGCCCGCTGCCGAACTCGCCGAGCAGGCCGGCGATCAACCGCCCACTGACCTCGACGACACCGCCCAAGCGGACTTCGAGGACACCGAGGACACCGACGAAGACGAGGACGAGCTCGACGCCGACGAGGACCTCGAGGACCTCGACGACGAGGACCTCGACGAGGATCTCGACGTTGAAGACTCCGATTCCGACGACGAAGACTCCGACGAAGACGCCGCCGATGCCGACGTCGACGAGGAGGATGCAGCCGGCTTGGACGGTTCCCCGGGCGAAGTCGACGTCCCCGGTGTCACGGAGCTGGCCCCTACCCGTCCACGTCGGCGCGTTGCGGGCCGGCCGGCCGGCCCACCAATCCGCCTAGACTGA
- the ndkA gene encoding nucleoside diphosphate kinase (NDK (NDP kinase) (nucleoside-2-P kinase)), which produces MTERTLVLIKPDGIERQLIGEIISRIERKGLTIAALQLRTVSAELASQHYAEHEGKPFFGSLLEFITSGPVVAAIVEGTRAIAAVRQLAGGTDPVQAAAPGTIRGDFALETQFNLVHGSDSAESAQREIALWFPGA; this is translated from the coding sequence GTGACCGAACGGACTCTGGTACTGATCAAGCCGGATGGCATCGAAAGGCAGCTGATCGGCGAGATCATCAGCCGCATCGAGCGCAAAGGCCTCACCATCGCTGCGCTGCAGCTCAGGACCGTCAGCGCGGAGTTGGCCAGCCAGCACTACGCCGAACATGAAGGCAAACCATTCTTTGGATCGTTGCTGGAGTTCATCACGTCGGGTCCGGTGGTAGCGGCGATCGTGGAGGGAACCCGAGCCATCGCGGCGGTTCGCCAACTCGCCGGCGGCACCGACCCGGTGCAGGCGGCGGCGCCCGGCACAATCCGGGGCGACTTCGCTCTAGAGACGCAGTTCAACCTGGTGCACGGGTCTGATTCGGCCGAATCCGCGCAGCGCGAAATCGCGCTCTGGTTTCCCGGCGCCTAG
- a CDS encoding integral membrane protein (A core mycobacterial gene; conserved in mycobacterial strains (See Marmiesse et al., 2004 PMID:14766927).) translates to MTDRSREPADPWKGFSAVMAATLILEAIVVLLAIPVVDAVGGGLRPASLGYLVGLAVLLILLTGLQRRPWAIWVNLGAQPVLVAGFAVYPGVGFIGVLFAALWVLIAYLRAEVRRRRDYRVSQ, encoded by the coding sequence ATGACCGACCGGTCGCGTGAGCCGGCTGACCCGTGGAAGGGATTCAGCGCGGTGATGGCGGCGACGCTGATCCTCGAGGCGATCGTGGTGCTGCTGGCAATACCGGTAGTGGACGCGGTCGGCGGTGGGCTGCGTCCGGCCTCGCTGGGCTATTTGGTCGGTCTGGCCGTGCTGTTGATACTGCTGACCGGGCTGCAGCGCAGACCCTGGGCAATCTGGGTGAACCTGGGCGCACAACCGGTGCTGGTTGCCGGCTTCGCCGTGTACCCGGGTGTGGGTTTCATTGGCGTGCTGTTCGCCGCGTTGTGGGTCCTGATCGCGTATTTGCGTGCCGAGGTGCGGCGGCGTCGGGATTACCGGGTGTCGCAATGA